In the Ictalurus punctatus breed USDA103 chromosome 7, Coco_2.0, whole genome shotgun sequence genome, one interval contains:
- the mfsd8l2 gene encoding major facilitator superfamily domain-containing protein 8 — protein sequence MDYGRKRKLSFLTIGLLFFLSGIEYAVILPTIWRYLQILNAPPYFLGLGLSAFSFSGLVTGPLFGRWSDRTGATKTIILFSNLFEIVGNFMYFIGYSKWLLLSSRLVAGIGAGAGSSIFGFLTRTTVPEERARVFAAVMASRQAGLLIGPAFNIFLRLCDFRLGPFIVNKYTAPGLFMCAMWLVLQLAVVLLYWDVPPLDSVPEMYTALRRVKEEEERPLVRLQGEDGTPGSGSYTMAMSDQTETRLSEELGPSEYEATPASDSPHSPDDPFENFNASQEFLREEVVVLLTAQFITLFNQTALETMVTPMTQKYFGFGELGNSVMYGLCGVEVIGGFFLVRWLSRVLEERVLLAAGLLVSCVACVWCLVFLADPKGGFALELTEFIIGVFLQLMGLPFVAVSQVSLFSKVTAEKTQGFSQGVRRSIGGLATILGPLWAGGLTGNLYVMLGMMLFLLTLIMIMMALSYDKLVEPPVVRHADDSESEG from the exons ATGGATTACGGGCGTAAGAGGAAACTTTCTTTTCTGACAATTGGACTGCTGTTTTTCCTGAGCGGGATTGAATATG CCGTTATCCTCCCGACTATATGGAGGTATCTGCAGATTCTCAACGCCCCGCCATATTTCCTCGGACTCGGCCTGTCTGCGTTCAGTTTCAGTGGACTTGTGACGGGGCCGTTGTTCGGACGCTGGTCTGATAGAACTGGCGCTACAAAGACCATCATCCTTTTCTCTAACCTCTTTGAAATTGTCG GGAACTTCATGTACTTCATAGGCTACTCAAAATGGCTTCTCCTGTCCAGTCGACTTGTTGCAG GCATCGGCGCTGGCGCAGGGTCATCCATTTTTGGTTTCCTGACGCGGACCACCGTCCCTGAAGAACGAGCTCGGGTGTTTGCCGCTGTGATGGCATCACGCCAAGCCGGACTCCTGATCG GGCCTGCTTTTAACATTTTCCTTCGACTGTGTGATTTTCGACTGGGACCCTTCATTGTGAACAAGTACACCGCCCCGGGG CTCTTCATGTGTGCCATGTGGCTGGTCCTCCAGTTAGCAGTGGTTCTGCTGTACTGGGATGTCCCTCCGCTGGACTCCGTGCCCGAGATGTACACTGCCCTCCGCCGTGTCAAGGAGGAAGAAGAGCGGCCGCTCGTGCGCCTGCAGGGTGAGGATGGTACACCAGGGTCAGGCTCCTACACCATGGCGATGTCTGATCAGACCGAGACGCGGCTTTCAGAAGAACTCGGGCCATCCGAGTATGAAGCGACGCCTGCCTCAGACAGTCCTCATTCCCCTGATGACCCCTTCGAGAACTTCAACGCCAGCCAAG AGTTCCTGAGGGAGGAGGTGGTGGTTCTCCTCACCGCACAGTTCATCACGCTCTTTAATCAGACCGCACTCGAG ACCATGGTTACACCGATGACGCAGAAGTACTTCGGCTTTGGTGAGCTGGGGAACAGTGTGATGTATGGCCTGTGCGGCGTGGAGGTGATTGGCGGGTTTTTCCTCGTGCGCTGGCTGAGCCGAGTACTTGAGGAGCGCGTGCTGCTCGCCGCTGGCCTGCTCGTGAGCTGTGTGGCCTGCGTCTGGTGCCTTGTCTTCCTTGCCGACCCCAAgg GTGGCTTTGCGCTGGAGCTGACCGAGTTCATTATTGGGGTGTTCCTGCAGTTGATGGGGCTTCCCTTCGTCGCCGTGTCCCAGGTGTCCCTCTTCTCCAAAGTCACTGCGGAGAAGACGCAAG GCTTTAGTCAAGGTGTACGGCGCTCCATCGGAGGTCTTGCCACCATCCTGGGGCCACTCTGGGCGGGTGGTTTGACTGGAAACTTGTACGTGATGCTGGGAATGATGCTGTTTCTCCTCACGCTCATTATG ATCATGATGGCGCTGTCCTATGACAAACTGGTGGAGCCCCCGGTGGTGCGGCACGCGGATGACTCTGAGAGCGAAGGGTAG